One Paenibacillus sp. FSL H7-0737 DNA segment encodes these proteins:
- a CDS encoding YhgE/Pip domain-containing protein: MGGILRIYRNDWRNVFKVPVAVFLIAALVVLPSVYDWFNVAAVWDPYSNTSGIKIAVTSLDEGTTVKDKSFNIGNDVMESLRNNKSLGWTFVDAEAAHNGVKRGDYYASIVIPADFSKRMTGILEGRIVKPEIEYTVNEKINAIAPKITDKGASSITTQISENFTETISETVFTALKQIDSKFQSELPIIRKVEKGLFKLEASLPEIETAGQHVLKIEEQWPQIHASATRISKLEDKLPEVEKAGLALEKIAEHWPQIANVADHLGELQDKLPKIEQAAQLIVQLDNHFGEVEQIMDKASEGLAEANKVVNTALTALPKADKIVTAGNDFVLELQQFLEKSNAAFEAVPAALKQNIYLLQNTEDAVVQLAELLQGEDLDPQAVREQLESVSAQLVSGSNVMDHTLSLLSALNTFSPGTVTNAEIGTLKAVNNALSRQTSLVNSLATDLQNEGQPDPSNVKQLGLKSGEGNVAISKLISEYEAATIPAIKNTLEQISTAAETTATALDQVPDRLSALGTLLEETMATIEFGQSSLASLQQDLPAIREAVHTAASGVADKTQSFGTFVRDTLPLIQSSLPVAGEKIQQAANFVRKDLPSVEERVHQISDLIRTGLPRADKGVAVAADMVRNDLPILEDSIRKAAATIRQIKDEVDLGEIAELLGGDIKSKSDFLANPVVLKENKLYPIPNYGSAMTPFYVVLSLWVGGTLLISLLRTGVDTEGIVYKRYQLYFGRLLTFLTVGILQALVAVLGNIFILKCYVVDKVWFVLFAVLISIVFVTIVFTLVSVFGNVGKGIAIVFMVLQFSSSGGTFPISTTGHFFQMLNPFMPFTYAISLMREAVGGILPEVAIRDCLYLILFGVIALLLALTLKKPLERYIEKAAEQAEESKLIS, encoded by the coding sequence ATGGGTGGAATACTACGGATTTATAGGAACGACTGGCGCAACGTATTTAAGGTTCCTGTGGCCGTGTTCCTGATCGCTGCTTTGGTGGTGTTACCTTCTGTGTATGATTGGTTTAATGTTGCGGCGGTGTGGGATCCCTACAGTAATACCTCTGGCATTAAGATTGCTGTAACCAGTTTGGATGAAGGGACCACTGTGAAGGATAAGAGCTTCAATATCGGCAATGATGTCATGGAAAGTCTTCGGAATAATAAAAGCTTAGGCTGGACCTTCGTAGATGCAGAAGCTGCGCACAACGGTGTGAAGCGTGGAGATTATTATGCGAGTATTGTTATCCCTGCTGATTTCTCCAAAAGAATGACAGGAATCCTCGAAGGCAGGATCGTGAAACCAGAGATTGAATATACCGTCAATGAGAAGATAAATGCTATTGCCCCTAAAATCACAGATAAAGGTGCCTCTTCAATTACAACACAGATCAGTGAGAATTTTACGGAAACCATTAGCGAAACCGTATTTACGGCTTTAAAGCAAATTGATTCAAAATTCCAATCTGAATTGCCTATTATACGCAAGGTTGAAAAAGGGTTGTTTAAGTTAGAGGCAAGTCTCCCCGAGATTGAAACGGCAGGCCAACATGTATTGAAAATTGAGGAGCAATGGCCGCAAATTCATGCATCGGCAACGCGCATCTCTAAGCTGGAGGATAAGCTGCCTGAGGTTGAAAAGGCGGGATTGGCTTTAGAAAAAATAGCTGAACATTGGCCTCAAATTGCCAATGTTGCAGATCATTTAGGGGAGCTGCAGGATAAGCTACCAAAAATTGAACAAGCAGCACAGCTAATCGTTCAACTTGATAATCATTTTGGTGAAGTTGAACAAATCATGGACAAGGCGTCGGAAGGTCTTGCGGAAGCAAATAAAGTTGTTAACACTGCTCTAACTGCGCTACCTAAGGCCGACAAAATTGTAACTGCTGGAAATGATTTTGTTCTAGAGCTTCAACAGTTCTTAGAGAAGAGTAATGCTGCATTTGAAGCGGTACCTGCCGCCCTCAAACAAAATATATACCTGCTGCAAAATACGGAGGACGCAGTAGTTCAGCTTGCTGAACTGCTGCAGGGAGAAGATCTTGACCCGCAAGCGGTACGCGAGCAACTTGAGTCAGTTTCCGCTCAGCTGGTGTCGGGAAGTAACGTGATGGATCATACGCTTTCTTTGTTATCGGCACTGAATACATTCTCACCAGGAACAGTAACTAATGCTGAGATTGGCACCTTGAAGGCTGTAAACAATGCCTTAAGCAGACAGACTTCTTTGGTAAACTCACTGGCGACGGATCTACAAAATGAGGGTCAGCCTGATCCGAGTAATGTTAAGCAATTGGGTCTTAAATCTGGCGAAGGGAACGTAGCCATTTCGAAGCTTATTTCCGAATATGAAGCGGCAACTATCCCTGCTATAAAAAATACATTAGAGCAAATATCCACTGCTGCTGAGACTACAGCCACTGCCCTGGATCAAGTTCCGGATCGTCTATCGGCGCTGGGTACCCTTCTTGAGGAGACTATGGCAACGATTGAGTTCGGACAATCAAGCTTGGCTAGTCTACAGCAGGACTTACCAGCTATTCGTGAAGCGGTACATACAGCAGCTAGCGGTGTCGCAGATAAGACACAGAGCTTTGGTACTTTTGTTCGCGATACACTTCCACTAATTCAGAGCAGCTTGCCTGTTGCAGGAGAAAAAATACAACAAGCTGCAAATTTTGTCCGTAAGGATCTGCCGTCTGTAGAGGAACGGGTGCACCAGATTTCTGATCTGATTCGTACAGGTCTCCCCCGTGCGGATAAGGGAGTGGCGGTCGCAGCGGATATGGTGCGAAATGATCTTCCGATCCTGGAAGATTCGATTCGTAAAGCGGCAGCTACCATCCGTCAGATCAAAGATGAGGTGGATCTGGGAGAGATTGCTGAGCTGCTCGGAGGGGATATTAAGAGCAAAAGTGATTTTTTAGCCAATCCGGTAGTATTAAAAGAGAATAAGTTATATCCTATTCCGAATTATGGTTCGGCTATGACTCCTTTTTATGTTGTACTTTCCTTATGGGTAGGTGGCACACTCCTAATCTCACTTCTCCGTACGGGAGTGGATACTGAGGGAATTGTGTACAAGCGGTATCAATTGTATTTTGGACGTCTGCTGACGTTTCTTACGGTTGGAATTCTGCAAGCGTTGGTGGCTGTACTTGGTAATATCTTTATTCTGAAATGTTATGTGGTGGACAAGGTGTGGTTTGTCCTTTTTGCAGTATTAATTAGTATCGTATTCGTGACGATTGTATTTACGCTTGTATCCGTATTCGGAAACGTTGGGAAGGGGATAGCAATCGTATTCATGGTGCTTCAATTCTCAAGCTCTGGCGGTACGTTTCCAATCAGTACAACAGGCCATTTCTTTCAAATGTTGAATCCGTTTATGCCATTTACTTATGCGATTAGTTTGATGCGGGAGGCGGTAGGGGGGATTCTGCCGGAAGTGGCGATTCGCGATTGTCTTTATTTGATCCTATTCGGTGTAATAGCACTCTTACTGGCGCTAACGCTCAAGAAGCCGCTGGAGCGTTATATCGAAAAGGCGGCTGAACAAGCCGAAGAATCCAAATTGATCTCTTAA
- a CDS encoding aldo/keto reductase family protein, whose translation MKYRRLGKSGLKVSEIGLGSWLTYGTAAEQKAADACISKAFECGINFFDTANAYNRGEGEKAMGAALRAYERSSYVLSTKVFFPMGDDVNNRGLSRKHIMEQCEASLRRLGTDYIDVYFCHRFDRETPVEETLRALDDLTAQGKILYSAVSEWSAAQISDATGISRRLNLRPLISNQPIYNMFERYIEDEVLEVSQREGLGQVVFSPLAQGILTGKYKPGQQPPAGTRAADDSVNGVIRSYFRDDVLTVVGQLDELANSLDLKLSQLALAWTLRQPGVSSAIIGASKPVQVEENAKAVDAVLSLDTLERIEEILKPVADFAPAR comes from the coding sequence ATGAAATACAGAAGACTAGGCAAATCAGGACTAAAAGTCAGTGAAATCGGCTTAGGCAGCTGGCTTACATATGGAACAGCAGCAGAGCAAAAGGCAGCAGATGCCTGCATCAGCAAAGCTTTTGAATGCGGTATCAATTTCTTTGATACAGCTAATGCTTATAACCGTGGTGAAGGCGAAAAAGCAATGGGCGCTGCTCTTCGCGCCTATGAAAGATCATCTTATGTGCTGAGTACAAAGGTATTCTTCCCCATGGGGGATGATGTGAATAATCGCGGTTTGTCTCGCAAGCACATCATGGAGCAATGTGAAGCTAGCCTTCGCCGTTTAGGAACCGATTATATTGATGTTTATTTTTGTCATCGCTTTGACAGAGAGACGCCTGTGGAGGAAACTTTACGCGCACTGGACGACCTAACTGCACAAGGTAAAATTCTGTATTCAGCAGTGAGCGAATGGAGCGCAGCTCAAATTTCTGACGCCACCGGCATTTCACGCAGACTAAATCTGCGTCCGCTTATTTCCAATCAGCCTATCTATAACATGTTCGAACGTTACATTGAAGATGAGGTACTTGAGGTATCTCAGCGTGAGGGCCTCGGACAAGTGGTCTTTTCCCCACTCGCCCAAGGTATCCTGACAGGTAAATACAAACCTGGACAACAGCCTCCGGCAGGAACCCGCGCAGCTGATGATTCGGTAAATGGCGTCATTCGCAGCTACTTCCGCGATGATGTACTGACTGTTGTCGGACAGCTGGATGAACTAGCTAACAGTCTTGATTTGAAGCTGTCGCAACTAGCGTTAGCTTGGACCCTACGGCAACCTGGTGTAAGTTCTGCAATTATTGGGGCCAGTAAGCCGGTGCAGGTGGAAGAGAACGCCAAAGCTGTTGATGCCGTTCTATCTCTAGATACTTTGGAGCGAATTGAAGAGATTCTAAAGCCAGTAGCCGATTTCGCTCCAGCGAGATAA